In Festucalex cinctus isolate MCC-2025b chromosome 1, RoL_Fcin_1.0, whole genome shotgun sequence, the sequence tacactgtatatttttccccattaaaaccctgacgtatatgatctgagaCATTGCATGGATAATCCTTTAGatggcagtatcacccagctgatggctttttcaGTGACATTGTAACCCctatttttcatggaaaacgcattattattattatgtttatcaATGTATTTAATTGTCattactgtacatttttaaagtatATAATTGTGTAAAGGGTTTATTTCCTCATTAAAtggttttgttattgtttttttgaggcTGGAAAAGttcaaagggatacttcacttatttagcccattatagcaataaaaggttaatattttgtctataattaatttgatagcttcattatttttcacgtacaattagtacctttaaaaacacattttgtaactagctgtcgactgaaaatgacatcacaagggctcaggtaaccaatcacagctcacctgtttggtcatgtgacattcacaagctgagctgtgattggttacctgagccctcgtgatgtcattttcagtcgacagcaagttgcaaaatgtgtttttaaaggtactaattgtacatgaaaaaaaaaatgaaaatatcaaatttatcttaggcaaaatattgtttgaatgccaaaaatggctaaataagtaaagtatccctttaatgacatttccattcatttccaagGTGAAAGATGATTCGAGAAGTGTATTAGTGTCGTGTGGTCAAAGAACAAATTAaatttgtatctcaaggcacccaCTGTAATTCTCCTAGAGTCTAACGGCAACATTATCCAGCGAAAGAAGGACAAGCAGTAtagaaactggatggatggttcaaatCATGAACAGAAATTTGTTTGCTGAGCCTCACCAGAACTACACGTGCAGTTGCTTTCCTCGCCTGTTGGAGGCACTGTTGCACCGCCGCGAGCCCCACGCACACACTCGCTTCCTCCAACCCGGATGGATGACTTCAGCGTTCCGCCTGGGTTTCCTTTATGATCCCGGGATCTTCCTCCTCTCTCACCAGACATCAGCCAGCAACGGAGGAGAGCAGACGCACTCGTACCTCGTCCCACGTCCGCGCATCTTCTTCCAACTGCAGCCGCAAACTGAGGACCACCCAACCCACAGCTGGCGTCGAACCTGAGCGGGACTTGCACTTAGGACTTCcatcaaaaatcaaataaaaacaaaacaaaaagctcgTCGCCGCAACGACGAGGATTtaagactgcaaaaaaaaaaaaaaagaaaaaaaaagaggacgacCCGAATCGACTTGTAGCCGCCGCCAGCCAACATGTCCGAAGTGTTGCCATACAACGAAGGGAAAATGAGCGGCTACGGGGCGGACAGCGAGGTCAGCCAGATGTCCTTTAGCTGCGGACTGCAGGACACGAGCGCCTTTTTCGCCGGCTCGCAGGCCAAGAGACCCCCGAAGCTCGGCCAGATCGGCAGAGCCAAGCGAGGTAAACGGACATCGAGTTGATTTTTACTTGCTGTTTTATTTCGGCTCCGAatgttttttttacgaccatttTAATGCATGGTGCAATCTCGTGATGAGTTCAAGGACCAGCTGTGAGTTACATGCGATCTTGTGATGCATTCAGGGACctgcaattatatttttattggttactttattgtttttatgacacaaaaaaatgtggacaATTTTTCATACTGTTTACATGCGAACACATGATGCATTCAGGAACCAGGAACATCTTTCTTTTTAAGGTGGCCACTTATTTATCATACGCGGGCGACCCCGTGATGCATTCAGGAACATGAAAGATGCTGTTTTAAAGCTGTCACGTGATTGTTTATCATACCGTTTCAATGCGATTCAAGTTCCTGGAAAATTCGTCTTAAATGTTACTTGTAATGTTTGTCAGACGGTTGACACGTGATCTCGTGATGCGTTCAGGGGGCAATCTAGCATGTTTGCCGCATGGCTTATTTTATATGCGCGTTATTTACGCCTGTGAGTCTGCAGCAAACATTAAACCTAAACTGGGGGAGCCATATTGCAGTTGTTTTTAGATCCCCTCCCCCAAAGTCTTGTAATcgatatagaaaataaatatagagaataaattgtccttttttttgtgtgtgtcctcCTCCACAGTGGTGATCGAGGACGACCGAATAGACGAGGTCCTCAAGGGGATGACAGACAAGTCGTCGCCCGGCGTTTAAAGCCCCCCTCCCCCACTGAGCGATGCCTTGCAGACTTTTCATTTTGATCACCGA encodes:
- the camk2n2a gene encoding calcium/calmodulin-dependent protein kinase II inhibitor 1a, with the translated sequence MSEVLPYNEGKMSGYGADSEVSQMSFSCGLQDTSAFFAGSQAKRPPKLGQIGRAKRVVIEDDRIDEVLKGMTDKSSPGV